The following proteins are co-located in the Spea bombifrons isolate aSpeBom1 chromosome 3, aSpeBom1.2.pri, whole genome shotgun sequence genome:
- the TFDP2 gene encoding transcription factor Dp-2: protein MIISTPQRLSAGGDLLIGSPFAVANTTMVTQSHITEATNWIPGDRKRAREFIESDFSESKRSKRGEKSGKGLRHFSMKVCEKVQTKGTTSYNEVADELVAEFTASAGHLATDSAYDQKNIRRRVYDALNVLMAMNIISKEKKEIKWIGLPSNSVQECENLETEKQRRIERIKQKRAQLQELLLQQIAFKHLVQRNRQNEQQSRSPPAANSTIKLPFIIVNTSKKTVIDCSISSDKFEYLFNFDNTFEIHDDIEVLKRMGMSFGLESGVCSPENLKLAKSFVPRALEGYVMDMATGSSSWTDQGLNFSTSQTVSAVNTAGTTTFSQPSVTPGLFFDTEVSLTTSSHHSSSGTSHYTESRGETPCSFDDEEDDEDDSSSLE from the exons attataAGCACTCCTCAGAGGTTGAGCGCGGGAGGAGATCTTCTCATAGGGAGTCCGTTCGCCGTGGCCAACACAACCATGGTTACTCAGAGCCACATCACAGAAGCTACCAACTGGATTCCTGG GGACCGGAAGCGTGCCCGGGAATTCATAGAATCTGACTTCTCGGAGAG CAAAAGGAgcaaaagaggggaaaaaagtggAAAGGGCCTAAGGCATTTCTCCATGAAGGTCTGTGAGAAGGTTCAGACGAAAGGAACCACGTCATATAATGAAGTGGCGGATGAGCTGGTGGCAGAGTTTACCGCCTCTGCTGGGCACCTAGCCACAGACTCT GCCTACGACCAAAAGAACATCAGACGAAGAGTTTATGATGCTCTGAATGTACTTATGGCCATGAATATTATCTcgaaggaaaagaaagaaattaagTGGATTGGTTTACCATCCAACTCTGTTCAGGAATGTGAAAATTTAGAG ACAGAGAAACAGAGGAGAATAGAACGCATTAAACAGAAGAGGGCACAGTTACAGGAATTGCTCCTACAg CAAATTGCCTTTAAGCACCTTGTTCAAAGGAACCGACAGAATGAGCAGCAGAGCCGCAGTCCGCCCGCTGCAAACTCCACCATCAAACTTCCCTTCATTATCGTGAACACCAGCAAGAAGACCGTCATAGACTGCAGCATTTCTAGTGACAA atttgaATACTTATTTAATTTTGACAACACGTTTGAAATACATGATGACATTGAGGTCCTCAAGAGAATGGGGATGTCATTTGGACTTGAATCAGGAGTGTGTTCACCGGAGAACCTGAAACTTGCCAAATCGTTTGTACCGAGAGCCTTGGAAGGATACGTGATGG ACATGGCAACAGGATCCTCATCATGGACAGATCAAGGGCTGAATTTCAGTACATCACAGACGGTCTCTGCAGTGAACACAGCCGGCACCACCACTTTCTCCCAGCCTAG TGTGACTCCAGGGTTATTTTTTGACACAGAAGTATCTCTCACCACCAGCAGTCACCACTCCAGTTCAGGAACATCTCACTACACAGAGTCCAGAGGAGAGACCCCTTGTTCTTTTGACGATGAAGAGGATGACGAAGACGATTCATCGTCCCTGGAGTAG